From Hemitrygon akajei chromosome 19, sHemAka1.3, whole genome shotgun sequence, the proteins below share one genomic window:
- the LOC140741681 gene encoding hyaluronidase-like isoform X1, whose amino-acid sequence MDWHWCGPSWQYCVHQTPLPTAYPLCTTLCLVMFAHVTHSNPTKQAIPPIMKDQPFLVFWNIPTEKCSTHRGVDLHLGDYGIVTNKNEVFMGENITIFYIGQLGKYPYYMGDEPVNGGCPQNASLKEHSRAMRVDVQRYLSRNYRGLAVIDWEEWRPFYWRNWGSKIIYRNKSQDIVRARHPESSFKQIEKQAQVEFDKAARLFLSSTLKLGQQLRPAALWGYYLFPDCYNYHYGHEYAEYDGRCPAVEIKRNNDLGWLWAQSNALFPSVYVEEQLKSCKRVKLYARYRVTEAMRVALMSGSKYARPVFVYTRSHYVETLKPLTQIDLIHTIGEIAALGASGVVLWGSIDFSRTTENCQSVKDNLKNILGPYILNVTMAARLCSHMLCRKHGRCYRKWPEDDAFLHLSHKSFHMVTRERIYVKGRLKFSDQRWIRAHFHCQCYKGWSGLRCSHFEDSSVAPRSEQSVFTMAFLPLLMLIQFLC is encoded by the exons atggactggCATTGGTGTGGACCAAGTTGGCAATACTGTGTGCACCAGACACCTCTCCCTACAGCTTACCCCCTCTGTACCACTCTGTGCTTGGTGATGTTTGCCCATGTCACCCACAGCAACCCCACCAAACAAGCTATACCCCCTATAATGAAAGACCAGCCCTTCCTCGTCTTCTGGAACATTCCGACTGAGAAATGCAGCACTCACCGAGGGGTTGACCTCCACCTGGGTGACTATGGGATCGTGACAAATAAAAATGAAGTCTTTATGGGAGAGAACATCACCATATTTTATATTGGACAATTGGGCAAGTATCCCTACTACATGGGTGACGAACCAGTTAATGGGGGCTGTCCCCAGAATGCCAGTCTGAAGGAGCACAGCAGAGCGATGAGGGTTGATGTACAGAGGTATTTATCCAGGAACTACAGGGGCCTGGCTGTTATTGACTGGGAAGAATGGCGACCCTTCTACTGGAGGAACTGGGGCTCCAAAATCATCTACAGGAACAAGTCACAGGACATTGTCCGGGCCCGGCACCCAGAAAGCTCTTTCAAGCAGATAGAGAAGCAAGCCCAGGTGGAGTTTGACAAGGCCGCAAGGCTCTTCCTCAGCAGCACCCTGAAACTGGGCCAGCAGCTGAGACCTGCGGCACTCTGGGGCTACTACCTCTTCCCTGACTGTTACAACTACCATTACGGGCATGAATATGCCGAGTACGATGGCCGCTGTCCCGCAGTCGAGATTAAACGCAACAATGATCTGGGCTGGTTGTGGGCACAGAGTAATGCTCTTTTCCCGTCCGTCTACGTGGAGGAACAGTTAAAGTCTTGCAAACGAGTGAAGCTCTATGCCAGATACCGAGTGACAGAGGCCATGCGAGtagcactgatgtcaggctccaAGTACGCACGGCCTGTCTTCGTATACACCCGCTCGCACTACGTTGAAACCCTCAAACCTCTGACACAG ATTGATCTGATACACACCATTGGAGAGATTGCAGCCTTGGGGGCGAGTGGAGTAGTTCTCTGGGGGTCTATCGACTTCTCCAGAACCACG GAAAACTGCCAGAGTGTGAAGGATAATCTGAAAAACATCCTGGGCCCCTACATTTTGAATGTGACAATGGCCGCCCGTTTATGCAGTCACATGCTGTGCAGGAAACATGGGAGATGTTACCGCAAGTGGCCCGAGGATGATGCCTTCTTACACCTGAGTCACAAGTCCTTCCACATGGTGACCCGGGAAAGAATCTATGTTAAAGGCCGTCTCAAGTTCTCGGACCAGAGGTGGATTCGAGCCCACTTCCACTGTCAGTGCTACAAGGGCTGGAGTGGTTTACGATGCAGCCACTTTGAGGATAGCTCAGTGGCACCTCGTAGTGAACAGTCTGTCTTCACCATGGCTTTTCTCCCACTGCTGATGCTGATCCAGTTCCTCTGCTGA
- the LOC140741681 gene encoding hyaluronidase-like isoform X2, which translates to MDWHWCGPSWQYCVHQTPLPTAYPLCTTLCLVMFAHVTHSNPTKQAIPPIMKDQPFLVFWNIPTEKCSTHRGVDLHLGDYGIVTNKNEVFMGENITIFYIGQLGKYPYYMGDEPVNGGCPQNASLKEHSRAMRVDVQRYLSRNYRGLAVIDWEEWRPFYWRNWGSKIIYRNKSQDIVRARHPESSFKQIEKQAQVEFDKAARLFLSSTLKLGQQLRPAALWGYYLFPDCYNYHYGHEYAEYDGRCPAVEIKRNNDLGWLWAQSNALFPSVYVEEQLKSCKRVKLYARYRVTEAMRVALMSGSKYARPVFVYTRSHYVETLKPLTQENCQSVKDNLKNILGPYILNVTMAARLCSHMLCRKHGRCYRKWPEDDAFLHLSHKSFHMVTRERIYVKGRLKFSDQRWIRAHFHCQCYKGWSGLRCSHFEDSSVAPRSEQSVFTMAFLPLLMLIQFLC; encoded by the exons atggactggCATTGGTGTGGACCAAGTTGGCAATACTGTGTGCACCAGACACCTCTCCCTACAGCTTACCCCCTCTGTACCACTCTGTGCTTGGTGATGTTTGCCCATGTCACCCACAGCAACCCCACCAAACAAGCTATACCCCCTATAATGAAAGACCAGCCCTTCCTCGTCTTCTGGAACATTCCGACTGAGAAATGCAGCACTCACCGAGGGGTTGACCTCCACCTGGGTGACTATGGGATCGTGACAAATAAAAATGAAGTCTTTATGGGAGAGAACATCACCATATTTTATATTGGACAATTGGGCAAGTATCCCTACTACATGGGTGACGAACCAGTTAATGGGGGCTGTCCCCAGAATGCCAGTCTGAAGGAGCACAGCAGAGCGATGAGGGTTGATGTACAGAGGTATTTATCCAGGAACTACAGGGGCCTGGCTGTTATTGACTGGGAAGAATGGCGACCCTTCTACTGGAGGAACTGGGGCTCCAAAATCATCTACAGGAACAAGTCACAGGACATTGTCCGGGCCCGGCACCCAGAAAGCTCTTTCAAGCAGATAGAGAAGCAAGCCCAGGTGGAGTTTGACAAGGCCGCAAGGCTCTTCCTCAGCAGCACCCTGAAACTGGGCCAGCAGCTGAGACCTGCGGCACTCTGGGGCTACTACCTCTTCCCTGACTGTTACAACTACCATTACGGGCATGAATATGCCGAGTACGATGGCCGCTGTCCCGCAGTCGAGATTAAACGCAACAATGATCTGGGCTGGTTGTGGGCACAGAGTAATGCTCTTTTCCCGTCCGTCTACGTGGAGGAACAGTTAAAGTCTTGCAAACGAGTGAAGCTCTATGCCAGATACCGAGTGACAGAGGCCATGCGAGtagcactgatgtcaggctccaAGTACGCACGGCCTGTCTTCGTATACACCCGCTCGCACTACGTTGAAACCCTCAAACCTCTGACACAG GAAAACTGCCAGAGTGTGAAGGATAATCTGAAAAACATCCTGGGCCCCTACATTTTGAATGTGACAATGGCCGCCCGTTTATGCAGTCACATGCTGTGCAGGAAACATGGGAGATGTTACCGCAAGTGGCCCGAGGATGATGCCTTCTTACACCTGAGTCACAAGTCCTTCCACATGGTGACCCGGGAAAGAATCTATGTTAAAGGCCGTCTCAAGTTCTCGGACCAGAGGTGGATTCGAGCCCACTTCCACTGTCAGTGCTACAAGGGCTGGAGTGGTTTACGATGCAGCCACTTTGAGGATAGCTCAGTGGCACCTCGTAGTGAACAGTCTGTCTTCACCATGGCTTTTCTCCCACTGCTGATGCTGATCCAGTTCCTCTGCTGA